From one Acidobacteriota bacterium genomic stretch:
- a CDS encoding tetratricopeptide repeat protein — MRIASLISVLIFFSVCATVLSGVASAQRTAPVRKPPAQVDDTPPATKQAIDNAIRLLEQRDFAGAEAEARNAVKLSPRSAVAFNVLGIVLDEQGKSADALTAFSTAIKLAPTFISPKNNLGRLLANQGKLAEALAQFEAVLKIEPTHLQARYNAAAIYAETSKFDKSAEYFALLLKANPADLQLSMAFLNVAYRANRTDEANALADSLETRFSTELRGLFSLGVVLAQGQQYERALRIFRRANEIQPNTFEILYNLGLVLDNLKRQDEAVELLAQAADLKPEAVEVHFRLGVIASERNDHSNAAEEFRHCIDLDPKTPITIPCLDASF; from the coding sequence GTGAGGATCGCTAGCCTTATCTCTGTTTTGATCTTCTTTTCCGTTTGTGCCACGGTTCTTTCCGGCGTCGCTTCGGCGCAGCGGACCGCGCCCGTGAGGAAACCGCCGGCGCAGGTCGACGACACGCCGCCGGCGACAAAACAGGCGATCGACAATGCGATCCGTCTGCTCGAACAACGGGATTTCGCCGGCGCCGAAGCCGAAGCCCGAAACGCGGTGAAACTCTCGCCGCGTTCGGCGGTAGCATTCAATGTCCTCGGGATCGTTCTCGACGAACAGGGAAAATCGGCTGATGCTCTGACGGCGTTCTCGACCGCGATCAAACTCGCGCCCACGTTCATCAGTCCGAAGAACAATCTCGGGCGTTTGCTCGCCAATCAAGGCAAATTGGCGGAGGCTCTCGCGCAGTTCGAGGCCGTTCTGAAAATCGAACCGACTCATTTGCAGGCACGCTACAACGCTGCCGCGATCTATGCCGAAACATCGAAATTCGACAAATCGGCCGAATACTTCGCATTGCTGTTGAAGGCCAACCCGGCGGATCTTCAGCTTTCAATGGCGTTTCTCAACGTCGCGTACCGCGCGAATCGCACCGACGAAGCGAATGCGCTCGCCGATTCGCTCGAAACTCGGTTTTCGACCGAACTTCGCGGACTTTTCTCACTCGGCGTCGTGCTCGCTCAGGGACAACAGTATGAACGGGCTTTGCGTATCTTTAGACGCGCGAACGAAATTCAGCCGAACACGTTCGAGATCCTCTACAATCTCGGACTTGTCCTCGACAATCTCAAGCGGCAGGACGAAGCTGTCGAGTTGCTCGCGCAGGCCGCCGACCTTAAGCCCGAGGCGGTCGAAGTTCACTTCCGGCTCGGCGTTATCGCCAGCGAACGAAACGATCATTCAAACGCTGCCGAAGAATTTCGCCACTGCATAGATCTCGATCCGAAAACGCCTATTACTATTCCTTGCTTGGACGCGAGTTTCTGA
- a CDS encoding tetratricopeptide repeat protein: MLGREFLRTGFWEGAIKNYTEAMKLNPNDITSVVGRANANFRKGEWIGAAADYDLVAKLDPNFPKIDYLRGFVHSSAGNFDIARQLLEKFVGKNAESVEALAALGYVALEQGRFDDAETALKKAITLDPADASSLYDFARLAIKQKNYAEAVVRLEKLVTINRVNPQAFYQLFLAYSRLKQTDKANVALAEFKRLDALEKQAQQERIFDEKLRTQKLSAPQ, encoded by the coding sequence TTGCTTGGACGCGAGTTTCTGAGAACGGGTTTTTGGGAAGGGGCGATCAAGAACTACACGGAGGCGATGAAACTCAATCCGAATGACATAACGTCGGTCGTCGGACGCGCCAACGCTAACTTCAGAAAGGGCGAGTGGATCGGTGCCGCAGCCGATTACGATCTAGTCGCCAAACTCGATCCTAACTTTCCAAAGATCGACTATTTGCGCGGCTTCGTTCACAGTTCGGCGGGGAATTTCGACATCGCGCGGCAATTGTTGGAAAAGTTCGTCGGCAAAAACGCCGAGAGTGTCGAAGCGCTCGCGGCGCTTGGATACGTCGCTCTCGAACAGGGTCGGTTTGACGACGCCGAAACGGCGCTCAAAAAAGCGATCACGCTCGATCCGGCCGACGCCTCGTCACTCTACGACTTTGCGCGGCTCGCCATCAAGCAGAAGAATTACGCCGAAGCCGTCGTGCGGCTTGAAAAACTGGTGACGATCAACCGCGTCAATCCGCAGGCCTTCTACCAGTTGTTTCTGGCTTATTCGCGCCTCAAGCAGACCGACAAGGCGAACGTCGCGCTCGCCGAGTTCAAACGGCTCGACGCGCTTGAAAAACAGGCGCAACAGGAACGGATCTTTGATGAGAAGTTGCGAACGCAAAAGCTATCCGCGCCGCAATAG
- a CDS encoding cyclomaltodextrinase N-terminal domain-containing protein has product MIFRRDNFNETIRFICLLPLAFCLFAAMALAQTVTKVEPPSWWAGHSINPVRLMVRGENFAGARIVSRNPMLKASNLRVNDRGDYLFFDVTIPKTAKIGKYEFEVVTPKGKSAVPFEILPPLNPDLNFKGIGGKDVIYLIMTDRFADGDPANNKNVDRTNPRMWHGGDFKGIKEKIPYLKDLGVTAIWLTPWYDNSNEITTCDKPWCPMASYHGYGAVDYYGVEDHFGTMDDLRTMIAAAKANGIKVIQDQVANHFGFRHPWTKNPPTSTWTPPFEQNRFNNSSLLSPNASRNERANTLSGWFDFTLPDLNQNDPEVRKYLIQNALWWIGVTGIDGIRQDTIQYMPRDFIRDWSLSIKKQYPKFWMVGEVFEEDSAHTAFFQGGKPGWDGIDTNLPSVFDFKLWRTSQEVFTGKKPMRALRDVLKYDALYPNVNDLTVMTNNHDTDRFMSLQGATKEGAKLHTAFVLATRGIPQLYAGEEILMEGGHDPDNRRDFPGGFPGDTVDKFAESGRAADEREMFEWTRKWIDLRRKSIAFSFGKTTDLFYDSDSYVFDRSVVNVIEISAVIVAFNNSDKTKVIELPFGSVRPKPLISDRETVTIEGGKLKMVLAPKSAIAYGH; this is encoded by the coding sequence ATGATTTTCAGACGAGATAATTTCAACGAAACCATCCGATTCATCTGTCTTCTGCCGCTGGCATTTTGCCTGTTTGCCGCAATGGCGTTGGCGCAGACGGTGACGAAGGTTGAACCGCCGTCGTGGTGGGCCGGCCATTCGATAAATCCGGTCAGGCTAATGGTGCGCGGCGAGAATTTCGCCGGCGCGCGCATCGTTTCCAGGAATCCGATGCTCAAAGCGTCGAACCTTCGCGTCAACGATCGCGGCGATTATCTCTTTTTTGACGTCACGATTCCGAAAACGGCGAAGATCGGGAAGTACGAATTTGAAGTCGTGACGCCAAAAGGTAAATCGGCCGTGCCTTTCGAAATCCTTCCGCCGCTCAATCCGGACTTGAACTTCAAGGGGATCGGCGGCAAGGACGTCATCTACCTGATCATGACCGACCGCTTCGCAGACGGCGATCCGGCGAACAACAAGAACGTCGACCGGACGAACCCACGGATGTGGCATGGCGGTGATTTCAAGGGAATAAAAGAGAAGATCCCGTATCTCAAGGACCTTGGCGTGACCGCGATCTGGCTCACGCCGTGGTACGACAATTCGAACGAGATCACGACCTGCGACAAGCCCTGGTGTCCGATGGCGAGCTATCACGGCTACGGCGCGGTCGATTACTACGGCGTTGAAGACCATTTCGGGACTATGGACGATCTTCGAACGATGATCGCGGCGGCAAAAGCCAACGGCATCAAGGTTATTCAGGATCAGGTAGCGAATCACTTCGGATTCCGGCATCCGTGGACAAAGAACCCGCCCACTTCGACCTGGACGCCGCCGTTCGAACAGAACCGTTTCAACAACTCGTCGCTGCTGTCGCCGAACGCTTCGCGAAACGAACGGGCCAACACGCTGAGCGGATGGTTTGATTTCACTTTGCCGGATCTCAACCAAAATGATCCGGAAGTTCGCAAATATCTCATTCAAAATGCATTATGGTGGATCGGTGTAACCGGCATCGACGGTATTCGTCAGGATACAATCCAGTATATGCCGCGTGATTTCATCCGCGATTGGTCGCTCTCGATCAAGAAACAGTACCCGAAATTCTGGATGGTCGGCGAGGTGTTTGAAGAGGATTCCGCGCACACCGCTTTCTTTCAGGGCGGGAAGCCCGGATGGGACGGAATCGACACAAACCTGCCGTCGGTTTTCGATTTCAAACTCTGGCGGACGTCGCAGGAAGTTTTCACCGGAAAAAAGCCGATGCGCGCGTTGCGGGACGTTTTGAAATATGACGCGCTTTACCCGAACGTCAACGATCTGACGGTGATGACGAACAACCACGATACCGATCGGTTTATGAGTCTGCAGGGCGCGACGAAGGAAGGCGCGAAACTCCATACGGCTTTCGTTCTCGCGACGCGTGGCATACCGCAATTGTACGCCGGTGAGGAGATTCTGATGGAGGGCGGTCACGATCCCGATAACCGGCGCGATTTTCCGGGGGGATTTCCCGGGGATACGGTCGACAAGTTCGCTGAATCGGGCCGCGCAGCCGATGAACGCGAGATGTTCGAATGGACGCGGAAATGGATCGATTTGCGAAGGAAGAGCATCGCGTTTTCATTTGGCAAGACGACGGATCTTTTTTATGATTCCGACTCCTACGTGTTCGATCGCTCGGTTGTGAACGTCATAGAGATTTCCGCGGTGATCGTGGCATTCAACAACAGCGACAAAACAAAGGTGATCGAGTTGCCGTTCGGATCCGTCCGTCCGAAGCCGCTCATTTCGGATCGAGAAACGGTAACGATCGAAGGCGGAAAGTTGAAGATGGTGCTGGCGCCAAAGTCGGCGATAGCTTACGGACATTGA
- the malQ gene encoding 4-alpha-glucanotransferase, which translates to MPFPRAAGILLHPTSLPSPYGIGDLGRTAYEFVDFLVAAKQTYWQVLPLGPTGFGDSPYQCFSAFAGNTNLISPETLVDEELLTQEEIDDRPDFPEGRVDFGSVIEWKNALLEKAYRRFRLTTSVNLRGSFESFTQVVAEWLDDYALFRAIKKTQDQHSWQQWDEPLKLRDETAILAAREELLDEIQAQKFYQFLFFKQWSRLKNYANGKGIRIIGDVPIFISLDSADVWCNPQEFKLNRDGSPKTVAGVPPDYFSKTGQLWGNPIYNWDAMQADGFKWWVSRVKFTLKMVDILRIDHFRGFAASWEVPGGDKTAENGRWVNVPGKDLFMTLRRELGRLPILAEDLGVITPDVEELRDGFGFPGMRILQFAFGGDTANLDLPHNYINNCVVYTGTHDNDTTVGWFNSQAGAGSTRDEDEISREHDFCLKYLNSDGSEIHWDLIRAVLASVANTAIVPAQDLLGLGTEARMNLPASESGNWFWQCRDGDLSDEIAERLGELTEIYGRK; encoded by the coding sequence ATGCCCTTTCCAAGAGCCGCAGGAATTCTGCTTCATCCGACGAGTTTGCCGTCGCCGTACGGCATCGGCGATCTCGGCCGCACGGCGTACGAATTTGTCGATTTTCTCGTCGCCGCAAAACAAACATACTGGCAGGTTTTGCCGCTCGGGCCGACCGGTTTTGGCGACTCGCCCTATCAGTGTTTCTCGGCGTTTGCCGGGAATACGAACCTGATCTCGCCCGAAACGCTCGTCGACGAAGAATTGCTGACGCAGGAAGAGATCGATGATCGGCCGGATTTTCCGGAAGGACGCGTTGATTTCGGCAGCGTCATCGAATGGAAGAACGCGCTGCTCGAAAAGGCGTATCGGCGATTTCGGTTGACGACGAGCGTCAATCTTCGCGGTTCGTTCGAATCGTTCACGCAGGTCGTCGCCGAATGGCTCGACGATTACGCGCTGTTCCGCGCCATCAAAAAGACGCAGGACCAACATTCGTGGCAGCAGTGGGACGAACCGCTCAAACTTCGCGACGAGACCGCGATTCTCGCCGCGCGAGAGGAACTCCTCGATGAAATACAGGCGCAGAAGTTCTATCAATTCCTGTTTTTCAAGCAATGGTCGCGGCTCAAGAATTACGCCAACGGCAAAGGGATCCGGATCATCGGCGATGTCCCGATCTTCATTTCCCTCGATTCGGCGGACGTTTGGTGCAATCCGCAGGAGTTCAAGCTGAACCGCGACGGTTCGCCGAAGACCGTCGCGGGCGTTCCGCCCGATTACTTTTCGAAGACCGGCCAGCTTTGGGGAAATCCGATCTACAACTGGGATGCGATGCAGGCCGACGGTTTCAAATGGTGGGTTTCGCGCGTGAAATTCACGCTCAAGATGGTCGATATTCTGCGGATCGATCATTTCCGCGGATTCGCCGCGAGTTGGGAAGTGCCGGGCGGCGACAAGACTGCCGAAAATGGCCGCTGGGTCAATGTGCCCGGGAAAGACCTGTTTATGACGCTGCGACGCGAGCTGGGAAGACTGCCGATCCTCGCCGAAGATCTCGGCGTCATTACGCCGGACGTCGAGGAATTACGGGATGGTTTCGGTTTTCCGGGTATGCGGATCTTGCAGTTCGCCTTCGGAGGCGACACGGCGAATCTCGATCTGCCGCACAACTACATCAACAACTGCGTCGTTTACACCGGCACGCACGACAATGACACGACCGTCGGCTGGTTCAATTCGCAGGCCGGCGCCGGTTCGACGCGCGACGAAGACGAGATCAGCCGCGAGCACGATTTTTGTCTGAAATACTTGAATTCGGACGGATCCGAGATTCACTGGGATCTTATCCGCGCCGTGCTCGCGAGCGTCGCGAACACGGCGATCGTGCCGGCGCAGGATCTTTTGGGTTTGGGTACCGAGGCGCGGATGAATCTGCCGGCGTCGGAGTCCGGGAATTGGTTTTGGCAGTGCCGTGACGGCGATCTGTCTGACGAGATCGCCGAACGATTGGGCGAATTGACTGAGATTTACGGGCGCAAGTAG